The following are encoded together in the Equus quagga isolate Etosha38 chromosome 15, UCLA_HA_Equagga_1.0, whole genome shotgun sequence genome:
- the KLHL31 gene encoding kelch-like protein 31 has translation MAPKKKTVRKNKGDINEMTIIVEDSPLNKLNALNGLLEGGNGLSCISSELTDASYGPNLLEGLSKMRQESFLCDLVIGTKTKSFDVHKSVMASCSEYFYNILKKDPSTQRVDLNDISPLGLATVIAYAYTGKLTLSLYTIGSIISAAVYLQIHTLVKMCSDFLIREMSVENCMYVANIAETYSLKNAKAAAQKFIRDNFLEFAESDQFMKLTFEQINELLIDDDLQLPSEIVAFQIAMKWLEFDQKRVKYAADLLSNIRFGTISAQDLVNYVQSVPRMMQDADCHRLLVDAMNYHLLPYHQNTLQSRRTRIRGGCRVLVTVGGRPGLTEKSLSRDILYRDPENGWSKLTEMPAKSFNQCVAVMDGFLYVAGGEDQNDARNQAKHAVSNFCRYDPRFNTWIHLASMNQKRTHFSLSVFNGLLYAVGGRNTEGSLASLECYVPSTNQWQPKTPLEVARCCHASAVTDGRVLVTGGYIGTAYSRSVCAYDPASDAWQELPGLSTPRGWHCAVTLGDRVYVMGGSQLGPRGERVDVLPVECYSPASGQWSFAAPLPVGVSTAGASALHGRAYLLGGWNEGEKKYKKCIQCFSPELNEWTEDDELPEATVGVSCCTLSMPNSVTRESRASSVSSVPVSI, from the exons ATGGCCCCCAAAAAGAAGACTGTCAGAAAGAACAAAGGGGATATCAATGAGATGACCATAATTGTAGAAGATAGCCCCCTAAACAAACTGAATGCTCTGAATGGGCTTCTAGAGGGAGGCAATGGCCTTAGCTGCATTTCTTCTGAATTGACAGATGCTTCTTATGGCCCCAACCTCTTGGAAGGTTTAAGTAAAATGCGGCAGGAGAGCTTCCTTTGCGACTTAGTCATTGGCACCAAAACCAAATCTTTTGACGTTCACAAGTCAGTGATGGCTTCATGCAGTGAGTACTTTTACAACATCCTTAAAAAAGACCCGTCTACTCAGAGGGTGGATCTCAATGATATCTCACCGCTAGGCCTGGCCACTGTCATTGCATATGCCTACACAGGAAAGCTGACTCTCTCCTTGTACACAATAGGAAGCATTATTTCTGCTGCTGTTTATCTTCAGATCCATACCCTTGTAAAGATGTGCAGTGATTTTCTGATACGAGAGATGAGTGTTGAGAATTGCATGTACGTCGCTAACATTGCTGAAACATACTCCCTGAAAAACGCGAAAGCAGCAGCCCAAAAATTTATCCGGGATAACTTCCTGGAATTCGCAGAATCAGATCAGTTTATGAAACTTACATTTGAGCAAATTAACGAGCTTCTCATAGATGATGACTTACAGTTGCCTTCTGAAATAGTAGCATTCCAGATTGCAATGAAATGGTTAGAATTTGACCAAAAGAGAGTGAAATATGCTGCAGATCTTTTGAGCAATATTCGCTTTGGTACCATCTCTGCGCAAGACCTGGTCAATTACGTTCAGTCCGTACCCAGAATGATGCAAGATGCTGATTGTCACAGACTTCTTGTAGATGCTATGAACTACCACTTACTCCCGTATCATCAAAACACATTGCAGTCTAGGCGCACGAGAATCCGTGGGGGCTGTCGAGTCCTCGTCACTGTTGGGGGACGTCCAGGCCTTACTGAGAAGTCCCTTAGTAGAGACATCTTGTATAGAGACCCTGAAAATGGATGGAGCAAGCTTACAGAAATGCCAGCCAAGAGTTTCAATCAGTGTGTGGCTGTGATGGACGGATTTCTTTACGTGGCCGGTGGTGAAGACCAGAATGATGCAAGAAATCAAGCCAAGCATGCAGTCAGCAATTTCTGCAG ATACGATCCCCGCTTCAACACCTGGATACACCTGGCCAGCATGAACCAGAAGCGCACGCACTTCAGCCTGAGCGTGTTCAACGGGCTCCTTTACGCCGTGGGCGGCCGCAATACAGAAGGCAGCCTGGCCTCGCTGGAGTGCTACGTGCCCTCCACCAACCAGTGGCAGCCGAAGACACCCCTGGAGGTGGCGCGCTGCTGCCACGCCAGCGCGGTCACCGACGGCCGGGTGCTGGTGACTGGCGGCTACATCGGCACTGCGTACTCGCGCTCGGTGTGCGCCTACGACCCGGCCAGCGACGCGTGGCAGGAGCTGCCGGGCCTGAGCACGCCCCGAGGCTGGCACTGCGCCGTCACGCTAGGCGACAGGGTGTATGTGATGGGGGGCAGCCAGCTGGGGCCGCGCGGGGAGCGCGTGGACGTGCTGCCGGTGGAGTGCTACAGCCCCGCCTCGGGCCAGTGGAGCTTCGCGGCGCCGCTGCCGGTGGGCGTGAGCACGGCGGGCGCCTCGGCGCTGCACGGGCGCGCCTACCTGCTGGGCGGCTGGAACGAGGGCGAGAAGAAGTACAAGAAATGCATCCAGTGCTTCAGCCCCGAGCTCAACGAGTGGACGGAGGACGACGAGCTGCCCGAGGCCACCGTGGGCGTGTCCTGCTGCACCCTCTCCATGCCCAACAGCGTGACCCGGGAATCCCGAGCCAGCTCGGTGTCCTCGGTGCCAGTCAGTATCTGA